A section of the Streptomyces sp. SCL15-4 genome encodes:
- a CDS encoding DUF3090 domain-containing protein, whose product MSRQVFLYDQPDRFVAGTVGLPGRRTFFLQAIAGSRVTSVALEKTQVAALAERMDELLDEVVRRSGGSAAVPAVAPAEISDTAPLDTPIEEEFRVGTMALAWDGEDQRMIVEAQALVELDADTEEDLAEAEERLLQDEENGPPMLRVRLTGAQARAFAKRALDVVNAGRPPCPLCSLPLDPEGHVCPRQNGYRRGA is encoded by the coding sequence GTGTCCCGTCAGGTGTTCCTCTACGACCAGCCGGACCGCTTCGTGGCCGGCACGGTCGGACTGCCCGGGCGCCGTACGTTCTTCCTCCAGGCCATCGCAGGCTCCCGGGTGACCAGCGTGGCCCTGGAGAAGACCCAGGTGGCCGCGCTCGCCGAGCGCATGGACGAACTGCTGGACGAGGTCGTACGGCGTAGTGGCGGCAGCGCCGCCGTCCCCGCCGTCGCACCCGCCGAGATCAGCGACACCGCACCGCTCGACACTCCCATCGAGGAGGAGTTCCGCGTCGGCACCATGGCCCTGGCCTGGGACGGCGAGGACCAGCGCATGATCGTCGAGGCGCAGGCACTGGTCGAGCTGGACGCGGACACCGAGGAAGACCTCGCCGAGGCCGAGGAGCGCCTGCTCCAGGACGAGGAGAACGGACCCCCGATGCTGCGGGTCCGGCTGACCGGCGCGCAGGCCCGGGCCTTCGCCAAGCGCGCCCTCGACGTCGTCAACGCCGGGCGGCCGCCGTGCCCGCTGTGCAGCCTCCCGCTCGATCCGGAAGGACACGTATGTCCGCGCCAGAACGGATACCGCCGCGGAGCGTGA
- a CDS encoding histidine phosphatase family protein, translating into MPTLILVRHGRSTANTSGLLAGRTPGVALDERGAAQAAALPGRLAGLPISEVVTSPLQRCRETVAPLLRDRPGLRSHTDERIEECDYGDWSGRKLAELNDEPLMEVVQAHPSAAAFPGGESMRAMQTRAAEAVREWNARVERDHGADAVYLMCSHGDIIKSLVAEALGLHLDLFQRISVEPCSVTAIRYTRLRPYLVRLGDTGDFASLAPREEPGEGDAPVGGGAGAP; encoded by the coding sequence ATGCCCACGCTGATCCTCGTAAGGCACGGACGTTCCACCGCCAACACCTCGGGACTGCTCGCCGGCCGCACGCCCGGCGTCGCCCTGGACGAGCGCGGCGCCGCGCAGGCCGCCGCCCTGCCCGGCCGGCTCGCCGGACTGCCGATCTCCGAGGTCGTCACCAGCCCCCTCCAGCGCTGCCGGGAGACCGTGGCCCCGCTGCTGCGGGACCGCCCCGGCCTGCGCTCCCACACCGACGAGCGGATCGAGGAGTGCGACTACGGCGACTGGTCCGGCCGCAAGCTCGCCGAGCTGAACGACGAGCCGCTGATGGAGGTCGTACAGGCCCACCCGTCCGCCGCGGCCTTTCCCGGCGGCGAGTCCATGCGGGCCATGCAGACCCGCGCCGCCGAGGCCGTACGCGAGTGGAACGCGCGCGTGGAGCGCGACCACGGCGCCGACGCCGTCTACCTGATGTGCTCCCACGGCGACATCATCAAGTCCCTCGTCGCCGAGGCCCTCGGCCTGCACCTCGACCTCTTCCAGCGGATCTCCGTCGAGCCGTGCTCCGTCACCGCGATCCGCTACACCCGGCTCAGGCCGTACCTCGTCCGGCTCGGCGACACCGGCGATTTCGCTTCGCTCGCGCCGCGCGAGGAACCCGGCGAGGGCGACGCACCGGTCGGAGGCGGTGCGGGCGCACCGTGA